In Bufo gargarizans isolate SCDJY-AF-19 chromosome 6, ASM1485885v1, whole genome shotgun sequence, a single genomic region encodes these proteins:
- the LOC122942001 gene encoding E3 SUMO-protein ligase ZBED1-like translates to MAEVEQKEREIKNAPSFLKANIWEHFGFYEKSRKHELDKSYAVCKICHTKIKYLGNTPNLRNHVSRFHPEMLKPTTTTTTTTTKEMNPDQPRIDAMLQSTLPPNSEKVKRITKAVAAFIAKDLRPYSVVENSGFRYLLKTIEPRYKIPSRSHFTENVIPALYHETKAKIIASMSQASRVAITCDSWTSVTTESYVTITAHYVSKDWQILSHVLQTRAIYESHTGAHLAELLSHVVEEWQLSDKSVVLVTDNASNMIVAAQVGKFPHVKCFAHTLNLASQRALKQVATLSRLLGRVCRISTFFHRSTRASHCLKEKQKCLGLKNHKLITDVATRWNSAYDMVERFLEQQPAVCATLLSPEVRRGESDLCTLNETDMSNAEDAVSALKPMKDATMLMSEERNPTVSLIAPINAQLLQSMTDTMGDTPMIHEIKNSIRTDLQKRYSSEAEKKILHTASALDPRFKGLPFILTDEERLEIFKGVTEEAASLEITSDESERTQEDHQVPRRKQTLEEEDSSPIEDNHSESPPSPPKKARSLLVSLLGQSFTDTEGTIEPKKTPYAKAEEEMENYCKAPPLPLTEDPLNWWREHEVIFPLLSRLSKQYLCIPGTSVSAERVFSTAGDVVTAKRSALKPDHVDQLVFLQKNLHVPKC, encoded by the exons ATGGCAGAAGTAGAACAAAAGGAACGAGAGATAAAAAATGCACCTAGCTTTTTAAAAGCAAACATCTGGGAACATTTTGGCTTTTATGAAAAAAGTAGGAAGCACGAATTGGACAAGTCATACGCTGTGTGTAAAATCTGTCACACAAAAATTAAATATCTAGGGAATACTCCTAATCTGAGAAACCACGTCAGCCGTTTTCACCCAGAAATGCTAAaacctaccaccaccaccaccaccaccaccaccaaggaAATGAACCCAGATCAGCCAAGAATTGATGCAATGTTACAGTCAACTTTGCCGCCCAACTCTGAAAAGGTAAAGAGAATAACAAAAGCTGTGGCAGCTTTCATAGCGAAGGACCTGCGCCCTTACTCTGTTGTGGAAAACAGTGGGTTTCGCTACCTTTTGAAGACGATAGAGCCGCGTTACAAGATCCCGTCACGAAGTCACTTTACAGAAAACGTCATACCTGCACTCTACCACGAAACCAAAGCTAAGATAATTGCATCAATGAGCCAAGCAAGTCGAGTCGCAATAACGTGTGATTCCTGGACTTCAGTCACGACAGAGTCTTATGTTACAATAACAGCACATTACGTTAGTAAGGACTGGCAGATTTTGTCGCATGTACTGCAAACGAGAGCCATTTATGAGTCTCACACGGGTGCTCATCTGGCAGAGCTACTTTCTCATGTTGTGGAAGAATGGCAGCTGTCCGATAAATCTGTAGTGCTTGTGACCGACAACGCGTCAAACATGATAGTTGCAGCTCAAGTTGGAAAATTCCCCCATGTGAAATGCTTCGCCCATACACTGAATCTTGCATCCCAGCGAGCGTTGAAACAAGTggccactctctctaggcttcttGGCAGAGTATGTCGGATATCCACATTCTTTCACCGCAGCACTAGAGCAAGCCACTGTCTAAAAGAGAAACAGAAATGTCTTGGCCTGAAGAATCATAAGCTGATAACTGATGTGGCAACAAGATGGAACAGTGCATACGACATGGTCGAGAGGTTCTTGGAACAACAACCTGCAGTCTGTGCCACCTTGCTGTCTCCAGAAGTCAGAAGAGGAGAGTCCGATCTCTGCACTCTAAACGAAACAGATATGTCAAATGCAGAGGACGCCGTGAGTGCATTAAAGCCAATGAAGGATGCAACCATGCTGATGTCAGAAGAGCGCAATCCAACAGTTTCTCTCATTGCCCCTATAAATGCACAACTTCTCCAGAGCATGACAGACACGATGGGAGACACACCCATGATCCATGAGATCAAGAATTCTATTAGAACAGATCTCCAGAAGAGGTACAGCAGTGAGGCTGAGAAGAAGATCCTTCATACAGCCTCTGCACTGGATCCTCGCTTTAAGGGACTGCCTTtcatcctcacagatgaagaaagATTGGAGATATTTAAAGGAGTCACTGAGGAAGCTGCATCCTTGGAG ATTACATCAGATGAGAGTGAGAGGACACAAGAGGATCATCAAGtgcctagaagaaaacaaactcTGGAAGAAGAGGACAGTTCACCCATCGAAGACAACCATTCTGAATCTCCACCATCTCCTCCCAAAAAGGCCAGATCGCTGCTCGTGAGTTTGCTGGGACAgtctttcactgacactgaaggtACAATAGAACCCAAAAAGACCCCCTATGCCAAGGCTGAAGAGGAAATGGAAAACTATTGTAAAGCCCCACCTCTGCCTCTCACTGAGGACCCTTTGAACTGGTGGCGTGAGCATGAGGTCATATTTCCCCTCCTTTCTCGGCTGTCAAAGCAATACTTGTGTATCCCAGGTACAAGCGTGTCTGCAGAGCGGGTTTTCTCCACTGCAGGAGATGTGGTAACTGCAAAAAGAAGCGCCCTCAAACCAGACCATGTAGATCAATTGGTGTTCTTACAGAAAAATCTACATGTTCCCAAATGCTGA